The following proteins are encoded in a genomic region of Syntrophotaleaceae bacterium:
- the nifJ gene encoding pyruvate:ferredoxin (flavodoxin) oxidoreductase, with the protein MAGKMKTMDGNTAAAYVAYALSEVAAIYPITPSSNMGEAADEWAAEGKRNIFGQVIDVRQLQSEAGAAGAVHGSLAAGALTTTFTASQGLLLMLPNMYKIAGECLPGVFHVSARALAAQALSIFGDHQDVMAARPTGFALLCSCSVQECMDLALVAHLAAIEGQLPFLHFFDGFRTSHELQKIAVIDYEDMARLVHCEKLTAFRRQAMNPEHPELRGTAQNPDIYFQNRERINPLYQALPGIVAANMKKVSDLTGRTYQLFDYSGHPEAERVMIAMGSGCETIEEVVRHLNTSGEKLGVVKVRLYRPFDARALLEVIPPSARKITVLDRTKEPGSLGEPLYTDVCTAFVERGGELPELFAGRYGLGSKEFRPVHVKAVFDNMSGSKRKFTVGINDDVSGLSIPVGDPLATTPEGTIQCKFWGMGADGTVGANKAAIKIIGDNTDLFAQAYFAYDSKKSGGITVSHLRFGRQPIQSTYLVDDADFIACHQNSYVQIYDLLDGIKESGTFLLNSPWSTAEEMEANLPAAMRRKIAEKRLKLFNVDAIRIATEAGLGGRINMIMQTAFFKLSKVIPFDRAVELLKDFIQSEYGRKGEKIVKMNNDAVDRAIGSLVEISWPDSWQESSDERGLDFRLQQEMPDYVREVIFPILRQKGDDIPVSAFVPSGAFPMSTSQYEKRGVAINVPEWIKENCIQCNQCSLICPHGTIRPFLATDEEMKSAPETFETLPATGKELKGLNYRIQVYPLDCMGCGNCADICPAKKPALVMKPFVTQTDQDTNRAFAEKIGYKGHLMKRETLKGSQFQQPLLEFHGACSGCGESPYVKLITQLFGERMIIANATGCTSIWGASAPTAPYRTNHEGQGPAWNNSLFEDTAELGYGFVLAISQRRRQLANLMTRALEGQVEDHLREAMAGWLEHRDDPTRSREYGDRLKELLPREDDPLLKEIATFADLFTKKSIWAFGGDGWAYDIGFGGLDHVLSTDENINLLVLDTELYSNTGGQCSKATPLGSIAKFAAAGKGSAKKDLGRMAMTYGSAYVTSISMGADKNHTIKALLEAEAYPGPSLILAYATCINQGLRKGMSKSIEEMNLAVKSGYWPLYRYNPQLRAEGKNPFIYESKEPDGSLQDFLSGEVRYAALERTFPDRSKELRSRLEREIMERHEIYRNMADWRPYQGDTPPEGGRDRTHVPAAAGATEEPADICVTATSDARYSRPNSPEDTCDDGRAGIDKDMDDDKDHIGPGGKG; encoded by the coding sequence ATGGCCGGAAAGATGAAGACCATGGACGGCAATACGGCGGCGGCCTACGTAGCCTATGCTCTGAGCGAGGTAGCCGCCATCTATCCCATCACCCCCTCCTCGAACATGGGCGAGGCCGCCGACGAGTGGGCAGCGGAGGGGAAGCGGAACATTTTCGGGCAGGTTATCGACGTCCGTCAGCTTCAGTCCGAGGCGGGCGCTGCTGGAGCCGTCCACGGCAGCCTCGCCGCCGGGGCCCTGACCACCACCTTTACCGCTTCCCAGGGGCTGCTGCTGATGCTGCCGAACATGTACAAGATCGCCGGGGAGTGCCTGCCCGGAGTTTTTCATGTTTCGGCGCGGGCGCTGGCGGCCCAGGCCCTGTCCATCTTCGGCGATCATCAGGACGTGATGGCTGCCCGACCGACCGGCTTTGCCCTGCTCTGCTCCTGTTCGGTGCAGGAATGCATGGATCTGGCCCTTGTGGCGCATCTCGCAGCCATCGAGGGGCAGTTGCCCTTTCTGCACTTTTTCGACGGGTTCCGCACTTCACACGAATTGCAGAAGATTGCGGTGATCGATTACGAGGACATGGCCAGGCTGGTCCATTGCGAAAAGCTCACCGCATTCCGGCGCCAGGCGATGAACCCCGAGCACCCGGAACTCCGTGGTACGGCGCAGAACCCGGACATCTACTTCCAGAACAGGGAGCGGATCAACCCTCTGTACCAGGCCCTGCCCGGCATTGTTGCGGCCAACATGAAAAAGGTGTCCGATCTGACCGGCCGCACCTATCAGTTATTCGACTACAGCGGGCATCCCGAAGCGGAGCGGGTGATGATCGCCATGGGATCGGGCTGCGAAACGATCGAGGAGGTGGTCCGTCACCTCAACACATCCGGCGAAAAGCTGGGTGTGGTAAAGGTCCGCCTCTACCGCCCCTTCGACGCCCGGGCGCTGCTGGAGGTGATCCCTCCATCGGCCCGGAAGATCACCGTGCTGGACCGTACCAAGGAGCCCGGGTCTCTGGGAGAACCCCTTTACACCGATGTCTGCACCGCTTTTGTCGAGCGGGGCGGTGAGCTGCCGGAGCTCTTCGCCGGCCGCTACGGGCTCGGTTCCAAGGAGTTTCGGCCGGTCCATGTGAAAGCCGTTTTCGACAACATGTCCGGTTCCAAACGAAAATTCACCGTGGGCATCAACGACGACGTGAGCGGCCTGTCCATCCCCGTCGGCGACCCCCTGGCCACGACCCCGGAGGGAACCATCCAGTGCAAGTTCTGGGGGATGGGTGCGGACGGCACCGTCGGCGCAAACAAGGCTGCCATCAAGATCATCGGCGACAACACCGACCTGTTCGCCCAGGCCTACTTCGCCTACGATTCCAAAAAGTCCGGCGGCATCACCGTCTCCCACCTCCGGTTCGGCAGGCAGCCGATCCAGTCCACCTATCTGGTCGACGATGCCGACTTCATCGCCTGCCATCAGAACTCCTACGTGCAGATCTACGATCTTCTCGACGGCATCAAGGAGAGCGGCACCTTTCTCCTCAACTCCCCCTGGAGCACGGCGGAGGAGATGGAAGCCAACCTGCCCGCGGCCATGCGGCGCAAAATTGCGGAAAAACGGCTCAAGCTGTTCAATGTCGACGCCATCAGGATCGCTACTGAAGCAGGACTGGGCGGCCGCATCAACATGATCATGCAGACGGCCTTCTTCAAGCTGTCAAAGGTCATCCCCTTCGACCGGGCGGTCGAACTGCTCAAGGATTTCATTCAATCGGAGTATGGCCGCAAGGGCGAAAAAATCGTGAAGATGAACAACGACGCCGTAGACAGGGCGATCGGCAGCCTGGTGGAAATCTCCTGGCCCGACTCCTGGCAGGAATCTTCCGACGAGCGGGGTCTGGACTTTCGTCTGCAGCAGGAGATGCCGGACTACGTCCGCGAGGTGATCTTCCCGATTCTGCGCCAGAAGGGGGACGACATCCCCGTCTCCGCCTTCGTGCCGAGTGGCGCCTTCCCCATGTCCACTTCGCAGTACGAAAAGCGGGGCGTGGCGATCAATGTTCCCGAGTGGATCAAGGAAAACTGCATTCAGTGCAACCAGTGCTCGCTGATCTGCCCGCACGGCACCATCCGCCCCTTTTTGGCTACCGACGAAGAGATGAAATCCGCCCCGGAAACCTTTGAAACCCTGCCGGCCACGGGCAAGGAGCTGAAGGGGCTGAACTACCGTATTCAGGTCTACCCGCTGGACTGCATGGGCTGCGGCAACTGCGCCGACATCTGTCCGGCCAAAAAACCGGCTTTGGTCATGAAGCCCTTCGTCACCCAGACAGACCAGGATACGAACCGGGCCTTCGCCGAAAAGATCGGTTACAAGGGCCACCTGATGAAGCGCGAAACCCTCAAGGGGAGCCAGTTCCAGCAGCCGCTGCTGGAATTTCACGGCGCCTGCTCCGGCTGCGGGGAGAGTCCTTACGTCAAGCTCATAACCCAGCTCTTCGGCGAGCGGATGATCATCGCCAACGCCACCGGCTGCACCTCCATCTGGGGCGCCTCGGCCCCCACCGCCCCCTACCGCACCAACCATGAAGGCCAGGGGCCGGCGTGGAACAACTCTCTGTTCGAGGATACCGCCGAGCTGGGCTACGGTTTTGTGCTGGCCATCTCCCAACGCCGCCGGCAACTTGCCAATCTGATGACCAGGGCTCTGGAAGGACAGGTTGAGGATCATCTGCGGGAAGCCATGGCCGGCTGGCTGGAGCATCGGGACGACCCGACCCGCTCCCGGGAGTACGGTGATCGTCTCAAGGAACTTCTGCCCAGGGAAGACGACCCGCTACTGAAGGAGATCGCCACCTTTGCCGACCTCTTTACCAAAAAATCGATCTGGGCCTTCGGCGGGGACGGCTGGGCTTACGACATCGGTTTCGGCGGCCTGGACCATGTCCTGTCCACCGACGAGAACATCAATCTTCTGGTTCTCGACACCGAACTCTACTCCAACACCGGCGGCCAGTGCTCCAAGGCGACCCCCCTCGGTTCCATCGCCAAGTTCGCCGCGGCAGGCAAAGGCAGCGCCAAAAAGGATCTCGGTCGCATGGCCATGACCTACGGCAGCGCCTATGTGACCTCCATTTCCATGGGGGCGGACAAGAACCATACCATCAAGGCGCTGCTGGAAGCCGAGGCCTACCCCGGACCTTCCCTGATTCTGGCCTATGCCACCTGCATCAACCAGGGGCTGCGCAAGGGCATGAGCAAGTCGATCGAGGAGATGAATCTTGCGGTCAAGTCGGGCTACTGGCCCCTCTACCGGTACAATCCACAGTTGCGGGCCGAGGGAAAAAATCCCTTCATTTACGAATCCAAGGAACCGGACGGCTCTTTGCAGGATTTCCTTTCCGGAGAGGTGCGCTATGCGGCCCTGGAAAGAACGTTCCCGGATCGGTCGAAAGAGCTGAGATCCAGGCTGGAAAGGGAGATAATGGAGCGGCATGAGATCTACCGCAACATGGCCGACTGGCGGCCCTATCAGGGGGACACTCCTCCCGAGGGAGGGCGGGACCGGACCCATGTCCCCGCGGCGGCAGGAGCCACCGAGGAACCGGCGGACATCTGCGTCACCGCAACCAGCGATGCCCGTTACAGCCGCCCCAATTCACCGGAGGATACCTGTGATGACGGCCGGGCCGGCATCGACAAAGACATGGACGACGACAAGGACCATATAGGCCCCGGCGGCAAGGGCTGA